In Agromyces sp. 3263, a single genomic region encodes these proteins:
- a CDS encoding YciI family protein: MTKYLISFPSAAMVVPDGELPAVADAAHAVIEEAKDAGVYVFGGGINEAVPPVMVDGDGTVTEGTYPRTTQLEGGYTVLEVPSREAALEWAAKIAVACRCAQEVREFQYDPAS; encoded by the coding sequence ATGACCAAGTACCTGATCTCCTTCCCGAGCGCCGCCATGGTCGTGCCCGACGGCGAGCTGCCGGCCGTGGCGGATGCCGCGCACGCGGTCATCGAGGAGGCCAAGGACGCCGGCGTTTACGTCTTCGGGGGCGGCATCAACGAAGCCGTCCCACCGGTCATGGTCGACGGCGACGGCACGGTGACCGAGGGCACCTACCCGCGGACCACGCAGCTCGAGGGCGGCTACACCGTGCTGGAGGTGCCCTCTCGGGAGGCGGCACTCGAGTGGGCGGCGAAGATCGCAGTGGCCTGCCGGTGCGCGCAGGAGGTTCGCGAGTTCCAGTACGACCCGGCCAGCTGA
- a CDS encoding DUF4406 domain-containing protein has protein sequence MTTPLQILIAGPYRSGTGGDHEAIARNLARLEEAAWPIFELGHVPMIGEWVALPVLRGAEGTLDGTGEGDGADVMYETAARLLEHCDAVLRLPGESSGADTDVAIARRRGIPVYFGLEEIPVRG, from the coding sequence ATGACCACTCCACTGCAGATCCTCATCGCCGGTCCCTATCGATCCGGCACTGGCGGCGACCACGAAGCCATCGCCCGCAACCTCGCCCGGCTCGAGGAGGCAGCCTGGCCGATCTTCGAGCTCGGGCACGTGCCCATGATCGGGGAGTGGGTCGCCCTCCCGGTGCTGCGCGGTGCTGAGGGCACGCTCGACGGCACGGGCGAAGGCGACGGCGCCGACGTCATGTACGAGACCGCGGCCCGCCTCCTCGAGCACTGCGACGCGGTGCTGCGACTCCCCGGCGAATCCTCGGGCGCCGACACGGATGTCGCGATCGCCCGGCGTCGCGGCATCCCGGTGTACTTCGGCCTCGAGGAGATACCCGTCCGCGGGTGA
- a CDS encoding DUF4265 domain-containing protein has product MDQYRQHPSKACVWNGEELVPAAEASAAESVVWFVVPPDPDIPRDYAVWEALNAAQVEGDVYRVWASPALFAQVAFGDSVDVIQSGEGALVVTSIAARGGYSSARLWFEEGGGTWRAPVEQLAAAGCVVDVYSEHLIGVSWPATLERVSNALELMEREGVLVYATA; this is encoded by the coding sequence GTGGACCAATACCGGCAGCACCCCTCGAAGGCATGCGTTTGGAACGGCGAAGAGCTCGTGCCGGCCGCCGAAGCATCCGCTGCAGAATCGGTGGTCTGGTTCGTAGTGCCGCCGGACCCGGACATTCCACGCGACTACGCAGTCTGGGAGGCGCTGAACGCGGCGCAGGTCGAAGGTGACGTCTACCGGGTCTGGGCGTCGCCGGCGCTGTTCGCCCAAGTGGCGTTCGGCGACTCCGTCGACGTGATCCAGTCTGGTGAGGGCGCGTTGGTGGTGACGTCGATCGCCGCTCGCGGCGGGTACTCGAGCGCTCGCCTCTGGTTCGAAGAGGGAGGCGGCACATGGCGCGCTCCAGTGGAGCAGCTTGCTGCCGCGGGGTGCGTCGTGGACGTGTACTCGGAGCATCTGATCGGAGTGTCCTGGCCGGCGACACTCGAACGCGTTTCGAACGCACTCGAGCTTATGGAGCGTGAAGGCGTCCTGGTCTACGCGACCGCCTGA
- a CDS encoding T-complex 10 C-terminal domain-containing protein, which yields MVLQRVGMSVAAAAVVLIGVVGCSVAPQQEDAKTTTPNQAAPDRNLTLDVGTVIYPDGTVEYVGRNVTLGVGAVIHPDGTPDYRGNQPIDASTLLEASTGQ from the coding sequence ATGGTTCTCCAGCGGGTGGGAATGAGTGTTGCTGCGGCTGCGGTCGTGCTGATCGGGGTCGTGGGCTGCTCGGTAGCGCCACAGCAGGAGGACGCGAAGACCACCACACCGAACCAAGCCGCGCCCGACCGGAACCTCACCCTGGATGTTGGCACCGTCATTTATCCTGACGGAACCGTTGAGTACGTCGGCCGCAATGTGACCCTGGGGGTGGGCGCGGTCATTCATCCCGACGGGACGCCCGACTACCGCGGCAACCAGCCAATCGACGCGAGTACGCTCCTCGAGGCGTCGACGGGTCAATGA
- a CDS encoding helix-turn-helix transcriptional regulator, translating to MPRRRAGVLLPLEVRILEAGSALQRAEGTFYGFAVARELAGGDGDALIAQGTLYKVLNRLAAAGLLEAEWEDAAASEGQGRPRRRLYRLTADGARTLAAQANPPVTSAITDRKLGLA from the coding sequence ATGCCGAGACGACGAGCTGGTGTGCTCCTCCCACTTGAGGTGCGAATCCTGGAAGCCGGGAGTGCGCTGCAACGCGCCGAGGGAACGTTCTACGGCTTCGCTGTCGCGCGTGAACTCGCCGGAGGCGACGGCGATGCCCTCATCGCGCAGGGCACCTTGTACAAGGTGCTGAACCGGTTGGCGGCCGCCGGCCTGCTTGAAGCGGAGTGGGAGGATGCCGCGGCGTCGGAGGGTCAGGGCCGGCCTCGACGACGGCTGTATCGGTTGACGGCGGACGGGGCCCGGACGCTCGCAGCTCAGGCGAACCCCCCGGTGACCAGCGCCATCACGGACCGAAAGTTGGGCTTGGCGTGA
- a CDS encoding recombinase family protein — MNALLIGYARVSTYEQDLTAQRVALERLGVDPAYIFTDHGLTGTNRARPGLREALAACRDGDTLVVAKLDRLARSLRDAKDIVDELTAKHVKLSIGGSVHDPIDPVGRLLFNVLAMVAEFESDLISARTREGMEVARSKGRLRGKEPTLSIPQQHHLMEVYKAGTHSTAELAELFNVARSTVYRTIQRQMHSRGTR, encoded by the coding sequence ATGAATGCACTACTGATCGGATACGCGCGCGTGTCCACATACGAACAAGACCTCACCGCACAACGGGTCGCCCTCGAGCGACTCGGGGTCGACCCCGCCTACATCTTCACCGACCACGGGCTGACCGGAACGAATCGGGCCCGACCTGGTCTCCGCGAAGCACTCGCCGCGTGCCGAGACGGCGACACGCTCGTTGTGGCGAAGCTCGACCGGCTGGCGCGCTCCCTACGCGACGCGAAGGACATCGTCGACGAGCTCACCGCCAAGCACGTCAAGCTCAGCATCGGCGGCTCCGTCCACGATCCGATCGACCCGGTCGGACGACTGCTGTTCAACGTGCTCGCGATGGTCGCGGAGTTCGAATCCGACCTGATCAGCGCTCGCACTCGAGAGGGCATGGAAGTCGCGAGATCGAAAGGCCGCCTCCGCGGCAAGGAGCCAACGCTCTCTATTCCCCAGCAGCACCACCTGATGGAGGTCTACAAGGCAGGCACCCACAGCACCGCAGAACTCGCCGAGCTCTTCAATGTCGCGCGCTCGACCGTGTACCGGACCATCCAGCGCCAGATGCACTCGAGGGGCACGCGCTGA
- a CDS encoding MmcQ/YjbR family DNA-binding protein has product MATLDDLRRTAAGLPGSEERATTGGAAWFVRGKLYAWECHPWPSIPADMREIIAAELVVGVKVADPIDALALVQMAPQVFLRTTTPWGEPKVAFRMARIDDDHLAELVTDAWRVQAPKYLRRELDAIGG; this is encoded by the coding sequence GTGGCCACCCTCGACGACCTGCGCCGCACCGCCGCCGGCCTGCCCGGCAGCGAGGAGCGCGCGACGACCGGGGGCGCCGCGTGGTTCGTGCGCGGCAAGCTGTACGCCTGGGAGTGCCACCCCTGGCCGAGCATTCCCGCAGACATGCGCGAGATCATCGCGGCCGAACTCGTCGTCGGCGTGAAGGTCGCAGACCCGATCGACGCACTGGCCCTCGTCCAGATGGCGCCCCAGGTGTTCCTGCGCACCACGACGCCCTGGGGTGAGCCGAAGGTCGCCTTCCGCATGGCGCGCATCGACGACGATCACCTCGCCGAGCTGGTGACCGACGCGTGGCGCGTCCAGGCGCCGAAGTACCTGCGCCGCGAGCTCGACGCCATCGGCGGCTAG
- a CDS encoding SMI1/KNR4 family protein — MNNKGPDRPGGAWWAVVLDRPEVSTRPPASRAELNAAEAKVDTALPLALRDLYLQTDGVWDRAGQWYVIWPLEHLLARNGGTAAERTGVAFGDDGTGNAFCIHTDGSVSYWSEIDAKHTCLAPDLESFWTAWVHDDLPPH, encoded by the coding sequence ATGAACAACAAAGGACCCGACCGACCCGGCGGAGCATGGTGGGCGGTTGTTCTTGACCGACCCGAGGTGTCGACGCGGCCGCCTGCGTCCCGCGCGGAACTGAACGCGGCCGAAGCGAAGGTCGACACCGCACTCCCGCTCGCACTCCGCGACCTGTACCTGCAGACCGATGGCGTCTGGGATCGAGCAGGGCAGTGGTACGTCATTTGGCCACTTGAACATCTCCTCGCCCGGAACGGCGGCACTGCCGCCGAACGCACCGGGGTCGCGTTCGGCGACGACGGGACAGGAAACGCGTTCTGCATCCACACGGACGGCAGTGTCAGCTACTGGTCAGAGATCGACGCGAAGCACACATGCCTTGCGCCGGACCTGGAGTCCTTTTGGACGGCGTGGGTCCATGATGACCTGCCTCCCCACTAG
- a CDS encoding ATP-binding cassette domain-containing protein, translating into MTDALHTDRVRFTRGHRLIIDDVDCTVPGGAVGALLGPNGAGKSTLLHLIAGVERADAGTARLGDRDLAALRRRDRAQVIALAEQEVSDAPGLRVAEVVALGRTPYLGAFAGPGELDRGTVRRCLEDAGLVELADRSYETLSGGERQRVNLARALAQEPELLLLDEPTNHLDVRAQLTMLGLLRELAGGGLTVLAALHDLSLAAGYADHVIVLAAGRVVAAGAPREVLTPGLIREVWGVEALVLEHPTTGRPLIAFSEVAAEVRAEV; encoded by the coding sequence ATGACCGACGCCCTGCACACCGACCGGGTGCGCTTCACACGCGGTCACCGTCTCATCATCGACGACGTCGACTGCACGGTGCCGGGCGGCGCCGTCGGCGCACTGCTCGGACCGAACGGCGCGGGAAAGTCGACGCTCCTGCACCTCATCGCCGGCGTCGAGCGAGCGGATGCCGGGACGGCGCGCCTCGGCGACCGTGACCTCGCCGCGCTTCGACGTCGCGACCGCGCCCAGGTGATCGCCCTCGCCGAACAGGAGGTGTCGGATGCCCCGGGGCTGCGCGTCGCGGAGGTCGTCGCCCTCGGTCGCACCCCCTACCTCGGCGCATTCGCCGGGCCTGGCGAGCTGGACCGCGGCACCGTGCGGCGCTGCCTCGAGGACGCCGGACTCGTGGAGCTCGCCGACCGCTCGTACGAGACCCTGTCGGGTGGCGAGCGCCAGCGCGTGAACCTCGCCCGCGCGCTCGCGCAGGAACCGGAGCTGCTGCTGCTCGACGAGCCGACGAACCACCTCGACGTACGGGCGCAGTTGACCATGCTCGGCCTTCTGCGCGAACTCGCCGGCGGCGGGTTGACGGTGCTCGCGGCCCTCCACGACCTCTCGCTCGCCGCCGGCTACGCCGACCACGTGATCGTGCTCGCCGCCGGCCGGGTGGTCGCCGCGGGGGCCCCTCGCGAGGTGCTCACGCCCGGCCTGATCCGCGAGGTGTGGGGCGTCGAGGCGCTCGTGTTGGAGCATCCGACCACCGGCCGGCCGCTGATCGCGTTTTCGGAGGTGGCGGCGGAGGTTCGCGCCGAGGTGTGA
- a CDS encoding DeoR/GlpR family DNA-binding transcription regulator codes for MLTAQRKDHLLALLKADGRVVTKDVAAELGISEDSIRRDLREMDAAGLCQRVYGGALAASPAARPYGERLELATESKERVARAAVRLIRPGSTIILDAGTTTLAMAGLLPAELEVTVITPSPYVAIALAEHPLAEVFLIGGRLSRHSMVTGGALALEAIRRLRADQFFMGVTGVHPEAGLTTGDIDDAATKRALAAQASETYVLASREKVGVASAFPVIERDRVAGIIVDPEAA; via the coding sequence ATGCTCACCGCCCAGCGCAAAGATCATCTCCTCGCCCTGCTCAAGGCTGACGGGCGAGTCGTGACCAAAGACGTCGCCGCGGAACTCGGCATCTCCGAAGACAGCATCCGCCGCGACCTCCGCGAGATGGACGCGGCGGGGCTCTGCCAGCGCGTCTACGGCGGGGCACTCGCGGCATCGCCCGCGGCGCGGCCCTATGGCGAGCGACTCGAGCTCGCGACCGAGAGCAAGGAGCGGGTCGCGCGGGCAGCCGTGCGCCTCATCCGACCCGGCTCGACGATCATCCTCGACGCCGGCACCACCACGCTCGCGATGGCGGGGCTTCTGCCCGCCGAGCTCGAAGTGACGGTGATCACCCCGAGCCCGTACGTCGCGATCGCGCTGGCGGAGCATCCGCTTGCCGAGGTGTTCCTCATCGGCGGCAGGCTCTCGCGGCACTCGATGGTCACTGGCGGGGCGCTCGCGCTCGAGGCGATCCGGCGCCTCAGGGCCGACCAGTTCTTCATGGGCGTCACGGGCGTGCACCCCGAGGCCGGGCTCACGACGGGCGACATCGACGACGCGGCCACGAAGCGCGCTCTCGCCGCCCAGGCGTCGGAGACCTACGTGCTCGCGAGCCGTGAGAAGGTCGGCGTCGCGTCGGCGTTCCCCGTGATCGAGCGCGATCGCGTGGCCGGCATCATCGTCGACCCCGAGGCTGCCTGA
- a CDS encoding SHOCT domain-containing protein, with the protein MGYGFTGWHILVILAVLLVIAAVVAAVIVVAIVASRRVAAPSQPNVQAPSARLSQLEHLRVNGQITEQEYAAKRAEILGQL; encoded by the coding sequence ATGGGTTACGGATTCACCGGCTGGCATATCCTCGTCATCTTGGCCGTGCTGCTGGTCATCGCGGCAGTCGTTGCGGCCGTGATCGTCGTCGCAATCGTCGCAAGCAGGCGTGTTGCCGCACCTTCGCAGCCGAACGTCCAAGCGCCGTCGGCTCGGCTCTCGCAGCTCGAGCACCTGCGGGTGAACGGGCAGATCACCGAACAGGAGTACGCGGCCAAACGCGCTGAGATCCTCGGTCAGCTCTGA
- a CDS encoding DUF1254 domain-containing protein, which yields MTDGLPGRLNGLAMDGDVPAREAIPTIFDELDYQLACQAYLWALPLVSYAQWKTQHYDVFGATRSDLVRYLSYRDRLGLITANATTPYILNFFDLSDTGPLVIELPAGPTAGGVSDFWQREVGAMGEMGPDRGQGGKYVILAPGVDAPDGLAEDYRTLRSSGVNIMFGFRTLDPDPAHADALVRAVRIYPYADRENPAPTRIVSPDGRAWTGDQPRGLDYWRRLHEIYQSEVVDERDRFYLAMLKQLGIEKGEPFAPSERLIRILEDGAAAGELMAQANTFAKRFAQGTYWPDRAWEQAIVLDNSAQRGNGYDELLERASWFYEAVSFSEAMKSTTPGVGQAYLGSYTDAEGEWLDGGRDYTLHVPADVPAKLFWSATVYDVTTRCLIDNAQQRGDRGSRDAELVANDDGSVDLYFGPEAPRAGEYNWVQTIPGHHWFSYFRFYGPLEPYFDRSWKLGDIVAA from the coding sequence GTGACCGACGGCCTCCCCGGCCGCCTCAACGGACTGGCGATGGACGGCGACGTGCCGGCACGGGAGGCGATCCCGACGATCTTCGACGAGCTCGACTATCAGCTCGCCTGCCAGGCGTACCTCTGGGCTCTGCCGCTGGTGTCGTACGCGCAGTGGAAGACGCAGCACTACGACGTCTTCGGTGCCACCCGCAGCGACCTCGTGCGCTACCTCAGCTATCGGGACCGGCTGGGCTTGATCACGGCGAATGCGACCACGCCGTACATCCTCAACTTCTTCGACCTTTCCGACACCGGCCCCCTCGTCATCGAGTTGCCCGCCGGTCCGACCGCCGGCGGTGTCTCGGACTTCTGGCAGCGCGAAGTCGGCGCGATGGGCGAGATGGGCCCGGATCGCGGGCAGGGCGGCAAATACGTCATCCTCGCTCCCGGCGTCGACGCCCCCGACGGCCTCGCAGAGGACTACCGCACCCTCCGCTCGTCCGGCGTGAACATCATGTTCGGGTTCCGCACCCTCGACCCCGATCCGGCGCATGCCGACGCGCTGGTCAGGGCGGTACGCATCTACCCGTACGCCGACCGCGAGAACCCGGCGCCCACTCGGATCGTGTCGCCCGACGGCCGCGCCTGGACGGGAGACCAACCACGCGGCCTCGACTACTGGCGGCGCCTGCACGAGATCTACCAGAGCGAGGTGGTCGACGAACGCGACCGCTTCTACCTCGCCATGCTCAAGCAGCTCGGCATCGAGAAGGGCGAACCGTTCGCACCCTCGGAGCGGCTCATTCGCATCCTCGAGGACGGTGCCGCCGCCGGCGAGCTCATGGCCCAGGCCAACACCTTCGCCAAACGGTTCGCGCAAGGGACCTACTGGCCCGATCGGGCCTGGGAGCAGGCGATCGTGCTCGACAACTCAGCCCAGCGAGGCAACGGATACGACGAACTGCTCGAGCGAGCATCCTGGTTCTACGAAGCCGTCAGCTTCTCCGAGGCCATGAAGAGCACCACGCCCGGCGTCGGCCAGGCCTATCTCGGCTCGTACACCGACGCCGAGGGCGAGTGGCTCGACGGCGGACGCGACTACACGCTGCATGTGCCGGCCGATGTGCCGGCGAAGCTGTTCTGGTCGGCCACCGTGTACGACGTCACGACGCGTTGCCTCATCGACAATGCGCAGCAGCGTGGAGACCGCGGCTCGCGCGACGCCGAACTCGTCGCCAACGACGACGGCTCCGTCGACCTGTACTTCGGACCGGAAGCCCCCAGAGCCGGCGAATACAACTGGGTGCAGACCATCCCCGGTCATCACTGGTTCTCGTACTTCCGCTTCTACGGCCCACTCGAACCCTATTTCGACCGCAGTTGGAAGCTCGGAGACATCGTCGCGGCATAG